The Blastocatellia bacterium genome has a segment encoding these proteins:
- the cas4 gene encoding CRISPR-associated protein Cas4 yields DEEFAELKTNGIKVNYCIVCPRKLWLYSHDIRMEQSSERVALGKLLHERAYREQPRRELLIDNLIKVDLLESEGKVLEVKYSRRMKEAARLQVLYYLYYLKRLGVTGLTGELRFPKERRREPVHLTDEAEQEIEAVLREVRRIEQLPAPPAVAFMPICRSCAYIELCWG; encoded by the coding sequence GACGAAGAATTTGCTGAGCTGAAGACCAACGGCATCAAGGTCAATTACTGCATTGTCTGTCCGCGCAAGCTCTGGCTCTACAGCCACGACATCCGCATGGAGCAGAGCAGCGAGCGCGTCGCCCTGGGCAAGTTGCTTCACGAACGCGCCTATCGAGAACAGCCTCGCCGTGAATTGCTCATTGATAACCTCATCAAGGTGGATCTTTTGGAAAGCGAAGGGAAGGTGCTCGAGGTGAAATATTCCCGGCGCATGAAGGAAGCAGCGCGGCTTCAGGTGCTCTACTATCTGTACTACTTGAAGCGGCTCGGCGTGACGGGCTTGACCGGGGAGCTGCGATTCCCCAAAGAGCGGCGGCGCGAGCCGGTTCATTTGACCGACGAGGCGGAGCAGGAAATCGAGGCGGTCTTGCGCGAGGTTCGTCGGATCGAGCAGCTTCCCGCGCCGCCCGCCGTAGCGTTCATGCCCATCTGTCGCTCCTGCGCATATATCGAGCTGTGCTGGGGATAA
- the cas1b gene encoding type I-B CRISPR-associated endonuclease Cas1b, with the protein MARSYYIFQSGRLRRKGNTLYLEGADSARPSGNEEVDGAVVESADAKEMVLQDGEGSSPADALEHETRGESESMEYEDEDSFAQVSPTDSPQRRIIPIEDVAEIFLFGEITLNTKLLNFFAQKAIPVHVFNYYGFYSGSYYPRETNVSGHLLVKQVEHYTDMAKRLRIAREFARGAYHHLHRNLLYYRNRGKALEDAVCALEQEGEEIERADSIAALMGAEGRMREVYYRAFNEILNLETPFLKRVKRPPDNLINALISFGNSLLYAAVLSQIYRTPLNPTISYLHEPGTRRFSLALDIAEIFKPMIVDKMIFALINRQMIGDDDLIPEVGFAALKERARKVVVQEFEGRLQTTVKHRRLGRHVSYRGFIRLECYKLVRHLLGIEPYQALRAWW; encoded by the coding sequence ATGGCACGGAGTTATTACATCTTCCAAAGCGGACGATTGCGGCGCAAAGGTAATACCCTTTATCTGGAAGGGGCAGATTCAGCACGCCCTTCTGGAAATGAGGAAGTTGATGGGGCCGTTGTCGAATCGGCCGACGCGAAAGAGATGGTGCTGCAGGATGGGGAGGGTTCTTCTCCAGCCGATGCGTTGGAGCATGAGACGAGAGGGGAGTCCGAATCCATGGAGTATGAAGACGAGGATTCATTTGCCCAGGTCTCACCCACTGACTCCCCACAACGCCGGATCATCCCGATTGAAGATGTCGCGGAGATCTTCCTCTTCGGCGAGATCACGCTGAACACGAAGCTCTTGAACTTCTTCGCGCAGAAGGCCATCCCCGTTCACGTCTTCAATTATTACGGGTTTTACAGCGGCTCGTACTATCCCCGTGAAACGAATGTCTCTGGGCATCTCTTAGTGAAACAGGTCGAGCATTACACCGACATGGCCAAGCGCTTGCGGATAGCGCGCGAGTTCGCGCGTGGGGCCTATCATCATTTGCATCGTAATCTGCTTTATTATCGAAATCGGGGAAAGGCTTTGGAAGATGCCGTTTGCGCTTTGGAACAAGAGGGAGAAGAGATCGAGCGCGCGGATTCGATTGCGGCGCTCATGGGGGCTGAAGGTCGCATGCGCGAGGTCTACTATCGTGCCTTCAATGAGATTCTCAATTTAGAGACGCCGTTTCTCAAGCGCGTGAAGCGACCGCCTGATAACCTCATTAATGCGCTCATCAGCTTCGGGAATTCACTCCTCTATGCGGCCGTGCTTTCGCAGATCTATCGGACGCCGCTCAATCCGACGATCTCCTATCTGCATGAGCCGGGGACGCGTCGGTTCTCCTTAGCGCTCGACATCGCCGAGATCTTCAAACCCATGATCGTGGACAAGATGATCTTCGCGCTGATCAATCGGCAGATGATTGGAGACGACGACCTCATACCGGAGGTGGGATTCGCCGCGTTGAAGGAGCGAGCGCGTAAGGTCGTCGTTCAAGAGTTCGAGGGCCGATTACAGACGACGGTGAAGCACCGACGATTGGGACGGCATGTCTCCTATCGCGGATTCATCCGATTGGAGTGTTACAAACTCGTGCGCCACTTGTTGGGGATCGAGCCCTATCAAGCGCTGCGAGCTTGGTGGTGA
- the cas2 gene encoding CRISPR-associated endonuclease Cas2 yields MYVVLVYDVEQERVGKVCQFLRRYLHWVQNSAFEGELSEAQLERVKLGLKGLIDEERDSIYLYILRDARWMRKEVIGRIKGDTESVI; encoded by the coding sequence ATGTACGTCGTTCTCGTTTACGATGTCGAGCAGGAGCGTGTTGGTAAGGTGTGTCAGTTCCTGCGTCGGTATCTGCATTGGGTGCAGAATTCGGCCTTCGAAGGGGAGTTGAGCGAAGCTCAGTTGGAGCGGGTGAAATTGGGCTTGAAGGGGTTGATTGATGAAGAACGGGATTCGATCTATCTCTACATCTTGCGCGACGCGCGATGGATGAGGAAAGAAGTCATCGGGAGGATCAAGGGCGACACGGAGAGTGTGATCTAG
- a CDS encoding class II aldolase/adducin family protein: MDERNLREAIVEIGRRLYERGYIVASDGNISVRLPEGRILTTPTGVCKGFLTPQMLVVVDSEGRKLEGTLPPSSELAMHLEIYQKRPDVHAVVHAHPPCGTGFAAAGMSLDKPLVSEIVLTLGCIPLAGYGTPSTQELVAAIAPYVPHYNALLLANHGAVTYGPDLETAYFRMETLEHFARITLVAKLLGSEQPLSAEAVQKLLQIRERAGTTFPDPTSCSPPNQAFPTSSDEIITLTRQELVELVVEVVRGVLRHLKPVR; this comes from the coding sequence ATGGATGAGCGGAACCTTCGCGAAGCGATCGTCGAGATCGGGCGACGCCTATACGAGCGTGGGTATATCGTCGCCAGCGACGGCAACATCAGCGTGCGCTTGCCCGAAGGTCGCATCCTGACCACGCCAACCGGCGTTTGCAAGGGCTTCCTCACGCCCCAAATGCTCGTCGTCGTAGATTCCGAAGGACGGAAGCTCGAAGGAACGCTCCCCCCCTCTTCCGAACTAGCCATGCATTTGGAGATCTACCAGAAGCGTCCGGACGTCCACGCCGTTGTCCATGCGCATCCCCCGTGCGGAACCGGATTCGCCGCCGCCGGCATGAGTTTAGATAAACCGCTCGTCTCCGAAATCGTGCTCACACTCGGATGCATTCCCTTGGCCGGTTACGGGACGCCCTCAACGCAAGAGCTTGTGGCCGCGATCGCTCCCTACGTGCCACATTACAATGCCCTGCTTCTCGCCAATCATGGCGCCGTCACTTACGGCCCAGACCTCGAGACGGCTTACTTCCGAATGGAGACCTTGGAGCATTTCGCGCGCATCACGCTCGTCGCGAAGCTCCTCGGAAGCGAACAGCCGCTTTCGGCCGAAGCCGTCCAAAAGCTCCTTCAAATTCGGGAGCGCGCGGGGACGACCTTTCCCGATCCGACATCCTGCAGCCCGCCGAATCAAGCATTCCCTACCTCATCCGATGAGATCATCACGCTCACGCGCCAGGAGTTGGTCGAGCTGGTTGTCGAGGTGGTCAGGGGAGTGCTTCGGCATTTGAAGCCGGTTCGGTGA
- the ruvA gene encoding Holliday junction branch migration protein RuvA, whose product MIAHLRGTLVQKQPTSVVIDVHGVGYEVTIPLSTYYELGEIGSTVSLLTYTYVREDTLQLYGFRTPIEKELFLRLISVAGVGPKLAITILSGLSVDQLIPAIRTNDLARLTAIPGVGRKTAERLIVELRDKLATLTTKEAELAYQATAEAGAADEAVKRDVISALLNLGYPRPLAEKTVAAVLASESDHSTEWILKQSLKRLFR is encoded by the coding sequence ATGATCGCGCATCTGCGAGGCACGCTCGTTCAGAAACAGCCGACATCCGTGGTCATAGACGTTCACGGTGTCGGTTATGAGGTGACGATCCCCCTCTCCACCTACTACGAATTGGGAGAGATCGGCTCCACGGTCTCGTTGCTCACCTACACCTACGTTCGTGAGGACACGCTCCAACTCTATGGCTTTCGCACGCCGATCGAGAAGGAACTCTTCTTGCGCTTGATCTCGGTCGCGGGTGTTGGTCCGAAGTTAGCGATCACGATCCTTTCGGGGCTGAGCGTGGATCAACTGATCCCGGCCATCCGCACGAATGATCTGGCCCGATTGACGGCGATCCCCGGCGTGGGACGGAAGACGGCGGAGCGATTGATCGTCGAGCTGCGCGACAAACTAGCAACGCTCACGACGAAAGAAGCGGAGTTGGCGTATCAAGCAACGGCTGAGGCGGGGGCGGCGGATGAAGCCGTCAAGCGCGATGTCATCTCGGCGCTCCTCAATCTCGGTTATCCACGACCGCTCGCGGAGAAGACGGTGGCGGCCGTCTTAGCCAGTGAGAGCGATCACTCGACGGAGTGGATTTTGAAGCAGTCGTTGAAACGACTCTTTCGGTAA
- the amrS gene encoding AmmeMemoRadiSam system radical SAM enzyme yields MARERPISVLTLEEVLKQFAIPGELYERLPEGKVRCFACGHRCVILPGLEGICKVRYNEGGTLYVPANYVVALQCDPIEKKPFFHVRPGSRALTFGMLGCDLHCAYCQNWLTSQALRDPLAGAPPQAITAREMIALARRYRADSVISSYNEPLITSEWAIMVFKEAKRAGLLTGYVSNGNATPEVLDYLRPWTDLYKIDLKTFNDRNYRRLGGTLKSVLETCRLVFERGFWMEIVTLVVPGFNDSDAELRDIAQFIASISPDIPWHVTAFHKDYKMTDPENTSPETLIRAAEIGYQEGLRYVYAGNLPGMVGPFENTYCPQCRMLLIERYGFRILQVNLEDGACPRCHTPIPGVWSLPSVSEA; encoded by the coding sequence ATGGCGCGCGAGAGGCCGATCTCAGTCCTCACCTTAGAAGAGGTCCTGAAGCAGTTCGCCATTCCCGGGGAATTGTACGAACGCCTCCCCGAAGGGAAGGTGCGCTGCTTCGCTTGCGGCCATCGCTGCGTGATCCTACCCGGATTGGAAGGCATTTGCAAGGTGCGCTATAACGAAGGCGGCACGCTTTACGTCCCCGCCAACTACGTCGTCGCCCTCCAATGCGATCCGATCGAGAAGAAACCCTTCTTCCACGTGCGTCCGGGCTCCCGCGCGCTCACCTTCGGTATGCTCGGCTGCGATCTCCACTGCGCTTATTGCCAAAACTGGCTGACGAGTCAAGCCCTTCGCGATCCTCTCGCTGGAGCTCCGCCACAAGCGATCACGGCGCGCGAAATGATCGCGCTGGCGCGCCGCTACCGCGCCGATTCGGTCATCAGCAGCTACAACGAGCCCCTCATCACGAGCGAATGGGCCATCATGGTCTTCAAAGAAGCGAAGCGCGCGGGCCTCTTGACCGGATACGTCTCCAATGGGAACGCCACGCCGGAAGTCCTCGATTACCTTCGCCCTTGGACCGATCTCTACAAGATTGATCTGAAGACGTTCAACGATCGGAACTATCGCCGACTCGGCGGCACGTTGAAGAGCGTCTTGGAGACGTGTCGCCTGGTCTTCGAGCGAGGGTTCTGGATGGAGATCGTCACCCTCGTCGTCCCCGGCTTCAACGATTCCGATGCGGAATTGCGCGACATCGCGCAATTCATCGCCTCGATCTCGCCGGACATTCCATGGCACGTAACCGCTTTCCACAAGGATTACAAGATGACGGATCCGGAGAACACTTCGCCTGAGACGCTCATTCGCGCGGCCGAGATCGGATATCAAGAGGGGCTTCGCTATGTGTACGCGGGGAATCTGCCGGGCATGGTCGGTCCCTTCGAGAACACATATTGTCCGCAATGTCGGATGCTCCTGATCGAACGCTATGGGTTTCGTATTCTCCAAGTGAATCTGGAGGATGGCGCGTGCCCGCGCTGTCACACGCCAATTCCAGGAGTGTGGTCGCTCCCTTCTGTTTCGGAAGCGTGA